A single window of Sphaerodactylus townsendi isolate TG3544 linkage group LG03, MPM_Stown_v2.3, whole genome shotgun sequence DNA harbors:
- the LOC125427733 gene encoding C-type lectin domain family 2 member D-like — translation MSDQCILQHLSFVSEKKMGQGTEHRGDEFIEYVACDKAKKDYQVLSRNNLNRTKSLVIILFFLLVVIVLGILLAVTASKLSSVSEEILTYASCPDGWIGYLGKCYYFSEEEADWLSSRQNCASLGAALSFVETDKEMASEMGQ, via the exons ATGAGCGATCAGTGCATCCTACAGCATCTTTCTTTTGTCAGTGAAAAGAAGATGGGTCAAGGAACAGAACATCGGGGAGATGAATTCATTGAGTATGTTGCCTGTGATAAAGCAAAGAAAG ATTACCAGGTTTTGTCCAGGAACAATTTGAATCGTACGAAAAGCTTAGTCATTATCCTGTTCTTCTTGCTTGTTGTGATTGTCTTGGGAATTCTTCTGGCAG TCACAGCTTCAAAACTGTCTTCAGTTTCTGAGGAGATCCTCACTTATGCCTCCTGCCCTGATGGATGGATTGGATACCTGGGGAAATGCTACTACTTCTCTGAAGAAGAAGCAGACTGGCTTTCTAGCCGTCAAAACTGTGCCTCGCTGGGAGCCGCCCTCTCATTTGTTGAAACAGATAAAGAAATG GCTAGTGAGATGGGACAGTAA